The region CAGTATTTGCCAACAGCGGATTCAAGATGGAGGAACCCTTTGTTAGCAAAAATAAAGAGGTCTTTCACAGCGAAGTGAGAAGTGCAGACTTCCAGGATAGGAACACAGCTGCGGCTATGATCAACCAGTGGGTAAAGAATGAGACAAAGGGTAAGCGGCTCACAGATGTGCCACACTTACTAATGTGAGCCCTGTACACACAGAATGTTTACAAGGAGTCTATTAATTATCATATGGATATATAACTTACACTAGCGTATAATCCAGAAAAAATAAATTCTGTACAATATATCAAACTTATATATCCACATGTAGACTCTGTACTGAAAAtaggcagactttttttttttttcccaagaaaaCAAACATTTTTATATGCAGATATTAGTTTATGGTCATTCTTCTATAATGAATGAGCATCTGGTCCAAGAGTCAGTACAATCTCAGAAATTCGGAGCACATAAGGCATAGTCTGACAAATCCATGGAAAATGTTAAGGTGCACTGATCAGACAGGTTAATCTCTATCTGTATTTTATAGGTATGATCGACAACCTAATTTCTCCAGAATTGATAGACAGCTCAATGACCAAATTGGTAGTAATCAATGCCCTGTATTTCAAGGGTCTATGGAAATCTCGTTTCCAAccagaaaacacaaaaaaactgactTTCCATGGTCCCGATGGAAAGGCTTATCAAGTCCCAATGCTGGCCCAACTTTCTTTGTTCCGTAGTGGTAAGTATTAACTTATTTTCTTCCAATACTATCGAGAAGTAATTCATGATATAAGTTAATAGAAGATTCACTTGTCCAGAGTATGTTTCTGTAGCATGCAGATCACACATACATATTAATGTCCTGTTTAGTCTTTCACCAGATAAAAATGGAGGAGATCAACTCCTCCCAAACACATTggactatgttcccacaatgagcttttggggaGTTATTGATGTtctagattttctgcacctattaaagaagcactgccattaaaattatcctcttaatatattgcaatcatcattatatataccactgtgtacttacagttgctcattttgtctttcttcctgttaattcttctcttttccattaggtctatgacatcacgtgattaaatacagactagctgaatcctaagCTCTGAGCTGCTGCCAGACATGTCTGGTaacggcttaggctacgttcacattagcgtcgtgcactgcatgtcgcaatgcgacgttgcgccgcaccgacgcatactgtggaagcgccgcccaacgggggcagcggatgctgtttttcaacgcatccgctgctccattgtgaggtgcgggcaggaaggggcggagttccggccgcgcatgcgcggtcggaaatggcggacacgacgcaccaaaaaacgttaaaaGCAACGTTTTATGGTGGAgacagtccgacgcaaccgtcgcactgcgtcgctaatgctagtcaatggagaaaaaacgcatcctgcaagcacttttgcaggatgcgttttttctacaaaacgacacatagcgacgtgcagtgcacgacgctagtgtgaaagtagccttatctcaaAGAGAACTAAAGGATTGGTAGTCCAAAATTGAACATGCCGGATCCTTAACTCCCCCGATAATTTAATTTTTTGAGGCCccccccccatacatattagactctggcagatccaataattattggcagCTGACATTGGTCTATTGTTTATGGGGGAGCTTAACATGGTAGGGCATAAGTCTGTCTCCTACTGTTGTTTGAGCTTGGGATTGGGCTGTTACTGCAGCATGATACCTTTTACAGCCTGTCAAGGCTCCAGGAAAAGAGAAAGCGAGCCAAACAAAAGCAAAGCTTTGAGCTCCTGGCCCActtattttttactattttatttcTCAGTTGTAATTGCAATGTGAAACCAATGAAGATCAATTATAGGAGGAATTTTATCTCTTTGTATTCATTGTAAGCTTTGTGTATAAAGAGGTTGTCAACTGCAAAATAAAAACCATTCCTACTTGCCTCCTGGATCAGTGCTGTTCCTGTGATGCAGGAAGGCCGCGGGCCTCTGTGACACAATACATTTCACCTGAATGTGTGTCCGGGGACCGTGATCGTTACACCACTGACCCATGCTGTCACTTATGATTTTCAACTATTGCTGATCTCCTGCTACTGATCATACACATTCCCTCTAACTGATAAATGGTAGCCGCAGTCCACAAGATTAAAGGCAACTTCTTCTGGACTGCGGATACAAGTTAACAGCAAAAGGAGATTTTTggggagccttttttttttttgcttaaatgcatgtatttttggtTTAAACATTTTTGGCAACTTTGGCAACTTAAACAATCTTTCAAACTGATTTAGACTTAAATCAAAGGGTTGTAGACCCTGATGGATTCAatggtaactcattctgcagtaTATGTATACAAGCCCAACcatccaaaatataaaaaaatccttccccccccccttgtTATATTGTTTCTAATTTTATTTGGAACATTGAGGTAGTTATATGTATATTTTCTTATAATAAAATACAGGATCGGCAAGTACTCCCAGTGGCCTGTGGTACAATGTAATAGAGTTGCCTTATCATGGAGGGAGTGTGAGCATGTTGGTGGCCCTTCCTACAGATGAAAGCACTCCGCTGTCTGCCATCATACCACACATTAGTACAAAAACTCTGCAAAGCTGGATGACGATGACCCCAAAGAGAGTACAGCTGATTTTACCTAAGTAAGCGGCTATTTCTTAATGTTCAAATAATATTTGGTATCTTGAGTATGTGTGCAAAATAGTCTTGTTCTAGGACCTTTTCTATTGGGCATGTCTGCTAAGTTGTTAACCATACCCTATCAATCCTAGAAGCAGTGTTGACTAGTAATTGGTGAAGATTTGACCGAGTTGTATTTAttgatgctgtttttttttttttttcttttttttgggtctCTGGTGGCCCAGAATTacactataaaaaaataaaaataaaaataaataactgcCAGTAACCGGTGAATATTGGAATTTTCCATTTAGCAATCATAGACCTTTCCTATTGGTTGCTCACTGCTATGACGAGAATTCTGCGTATATGATGCATCTTTAATTCATGTTCTTTCCAGATTCACAGTGGAGGCTGATGCTGATCTGAAGGAACCTCTTAGAAACCTTGGCATCACTGACATGTTCGACTCCTATAAGGCTAATTTTACTCGGATTACTAGTAAGTTGGAAGAGCCATACCTACAactgttaaaggaaacctgtcgggTCCCCCATGGcctccaatccagcagcattcagatACGTGTGATTAAGCTCCCccataaccagccctgtataacagaATTCAGTTACATAACCTCAACTTTTCCTATGCtaagggctttgactagtcaatggggcgTTTAGTTTCCCAAACTAGTCAGCCCTCTTACGATGTTCACATCATTTGCACTAGCCGGCATCATCGCTGCTTATGCAAATCTAGAGCATGCGCACCGCTCATTAAGGCGGCGTCACTGCGTCTGAGTCTCTGAAGCCGTGTGTACACTTTATCAtgcccacaggggcgtgataacaaggaaagagggctgactagtctggagcAACTAATTAGTCACAGGCTTCATTAGCCTAGAAAAAGCAGAGGTTATAAACGATATTTTTAAAGCATTCATGTAACTGAATCCtggtatacagggctggttaggatgGAGTTTAATCACACGTGTCTGAATGCTGCTgcattggagggcatgggggacctgacgagTTCCCTTGTTAAGTGTCCCAACATTTTTATTTCCTGACAAAACAACCTCCTCTATAATGTATTCAttgttgtcctatgttttgttataaCATTATAGTGTGAGATCGACTGGCTGCTAGAATGTGTTTCCTGACATTCACCCCCCTCCCCGGAAGGCTGTAGTGAATCCAAAGCAACAagtcataaaggggttgtccacgatttctatattgatgacctatcctttcgtcatcaatatcagatgagtGAGACTCAACTGCTCTGTAGCCTCACCCCACTCAGTTCTTATTCAATTTAAAGTACTCAAGAACAACCACTACACAGTGTAAGGAGCTCTGCTGTTCTGCTCTGTACATTGCTTCCATCTGTCTACTGCAGGTAGGAGGGGTTGCCAGGTGTCAGGCCCCTGATAGATGGGGCTACCAGCTGTCAGGCCGTCACCAATATGAAATTAATCACCCAATGTGTTTTCTTGAAAATAAATAAGTTACCCCAAAATGAGCTTTGGCATGATTTTTACAGGATTTTGGAGTATGCTCAAAATATAAGCCCTAATCCTAAAATAAGTCCTAGTTACAGTCTACAGTCAGGACCAGCATTTGGGTGGATGGGGGTCAAAAACTGGTCAGTTGCCCAGAGCCACCAGTCTTGGGTGCCATCAGAATTTTTTATTCTGGGGTTACAACTGCTTAAGTACCTTTTGGTGCTACTACAACTTTCATATATGTAAAGGCAACTCCAGAGGGGATACTGGCTCTCACTGAAGACTTCTTGCAATctatggaaacttttttttttcaagctAATGCTCCACAAGATAAAAAAATTAGTCTGGTATAAGTTACTTTTCATATTTTTTCCCATGGACCACTACCTTTTTAAATAAATCCCCTTGAGCTTCATCTAAGTCAGGGTTCCCTATCCTGTAGCTCAGTAATGATGTGGCTCGTGGGTCCATGATCTTTAGCTTGCGTCTGTCGGCTTGGTGCATTTACACCTGGTTTATCAATCCGCTATGACAGAATCTGCAGAGGGTGACTTCTTGGAGTAGCCCCACACAACAGCAGGTCTTGGTGCACATTTACTGGCTTTGAGGTGTAGAGATAAATATGGTGAGCTGGATAAGATGATACAGAATGGGGGTAAGGTGGAGACCTCCTAGATGTAAAAATATAATCTATAACAGTGAGGGGCGCATGATCTTAGTGTGATCTCTGTGGGGAAGCTTTGGCAGTCATAGCAGTAATAGATGGCACTGGCGGTCGCTTCTCCAAGGAAGGAGGCAGCTCTGTATGTGGCTTGCGATCATCTCGGAGTTCAATGCAGCTCTTAAAGGGTTTGCCTACTACTCTGACAACCCCTTTGTCAATCTGGGTATCcgcccctgttaaaataaaaacacatatacTCTCCTTCCATACCAGCGGTGTCTGCACTCGCTCTCCTGGAGCTCACATAATGTTACGTCATGTGATTCTTGCATTCAATCGGCATCGGTTATGTAGTCATGCCTTTGAATAACTCTAACAAAGGGatctgtcataagcccataaggatgcatatgtaagcagagcaccacataaagccccgccgacaggctgccccggagcacgagcatattataaactgaaaataaagattacacaacaaccacaagacagatttcatcaccaggtatcattgtaatcagtataacggcgccgacctgaccctatctgtaggttactgagcacaatcctgctgacaggtttcctttaaacacagcttgtaatgtaacaaaatgagcaaaaagtcagagtgtgaatacttttgcaaatcACTGTAACCGTTTAtattttaacggggggggggggacaaacTCTGACAAGTTGTCCTAGTAGCCTCTTTTTAAGGTTAGAAAAAATCTAAGACATCTTATGCTACCAACAAGCACTGTGCTCTGTACAGATGACGGTCAAGAGCCCACAAAACAATACCTGCTATAGATGGGAGGATGGTTTAGTAATTGGCCGCTCTTCATAGATGCGTACAGAGAGTCTTATTTCTTGTACACTGCTGCCATCTGATGTCAAAGACTGGAATAAGTCAGCAGCGGGAACATCTGTGATCACGTCTGGTAGGAAAACATCTGATAGAGTTCTCACACAAAAATACTGGGGGCTTCAGATTTACCAAGAGGACTTCACCTACGTTTGGTGAACGCTATGGTTTGATGCTGCAATGGGTCATCGGTGTCCTGTAATCCTGATGGCCTATGTGCTTGTTTAAGTGCCAGATCTTTTGTCACCATCTACTGGACATATAGATAAATCAGTTTAGTCTCTGATTTTATGCAAAAGCTTTCAAATCTGCAAATTGACGGTTGTGGATTTTGTACTTGCACTTTTGTATTTCCAAAACCTTCAAGAGGAAAAATTagtaaaaaccctgctgtaaataagtaaaaagcaaaaagtgcatctaaataactcgGAGTTCttaataatactgtttttgatcaaaaatagcataaaagccatcccaccacgtcaaggtaactctgatcgggatggtcctacactgtctaatattacaaaccttaccatgtgtcaatgttgacctcagtgtgaataagggcagcttaattttttgtttttaattttgtat is a window of Ranitomeya variabilis isolate aRanVar5 chromosome 2, aRanVar5.hap1, whole genome shotgun sequence DNA encoding:
- the SERPINE2 gene encoding glia-derived nexin; translated protein: MKKLLLALLTVVYLTSVQSQINLLLLEELGSDIGIQVFNQVVKNKPHDNVVISPHGVASVLGMLQLGADGKTKKQLTTAMRYKVNVVGKILKRINKAIGAKKNKDIVNTANAVFANSGFKMEEPFVSKNKEVFHSEVRSADFQDRNTAAAMINQWVKNETKGMIDNLISPELIDSSMTKLVVINALYFKGLWKSRFQPENTKKLTFHGPDGKAYQVPMLAQLSLFRSGSASTPSGLWYNVIELPYHGGSVSMLVALPTDESTPLSAIIPHISTKTLQSWMTMTPKRVQLILPKFTVEADADLKEPLRNLGITDMFDSYKANFTRITRSEQVFVSHMLQKAKIEVKEDGTKASAATTAILIARSSPPWFIVDRPFLFFIRHNPTGAVLFTGQINKP